The uncultured Methanolobus sp. sequence GAAAGAGCTGAAAAACTCATCCGCAGGCTCAGAGCAAAGTACAACGTTCCAATCGGAGTTTCAGTCTATCCAACCGAAGATTCAACCTGCAGGCTGAAATTTGCAGGCGCTGATGAGCTTAAATACAATGTTGAGACAATGGATCGTAAACTCCACGCAGAATTATGTCCTGACCAGGACCTTGAATACCTTCTTGATGCCCTCGGGGAAGGCGTGAAGGTATTTGGAAAGAATAAGGTTTGTTCCAATGTCATTATTGGCCTTGGAGAAACAGATGAATCTGCAATGAAAGGAATTGAAGAACTTGTTTCCATCGGTGTCGTCCCGATCCTCAGAGCGGCTGCAAAGCATCCTCTGCGTGAAGGTGAGGTTACAATAGAAAGACCATCTGCCGAAAGGTTGCTTAATCTCAACCGTTTCCTGAAAGAGAAACTGGATGAATACGGCCTGCGAGCAGATAAATTTGAGACAATGTGCCTGCCATGTACCGGATGTGATATTAATCCTCATGTTGATTTTGAGGGATAATCTCTCAAAAACGAATTAAAATTATAACTCATCTTTAAGAATAGCGTATATGCAGCTATCCTGTACAACGTTATTCTTGATTACATTGTTTTTAAGAATTGCTTCACACCTGAAGCCTGCTTTTTCAAGCACTCTTCTGGATGCTGTATTCCTGGAAAATGGCTGGGCATAAACCCTGATAATGTCATAGTTCTCAAAAAGATACTGTGTCATGCATCTGACTGCCTTTGGCATTATTCCCCTGCCCCTGTATTCCTCAGCCAGAAAATATCCGGTTTCCGCATTTTTCCGGTATATGTTTTCCTTGAAAAAAGCTCCCATACTTCCGGCAACTCTGCCGTCAATTTCAATGGCAATCTGTTTTGAGTCTGCATCTTCCATCCTGACAGATGAAATATACTGTTTTGCATCTTCAATTGAATAGGGGTGAGGAAATCCGTCTCTCAGGTTGTTTGCTATCTTTCTGTTATTTGCAATAGACGCCAGACTTTCTGCATCTCTTTCTTTCCATTCTCTCAATGTAAAATCATCAGTAACAATTAGCATTCTATTATCTGATAAGGGAATTCATCTATAAAAATAGTCACAACTGCCGGATATCATCGCATCCTTCTCTCAATAATTCCGGGCCACACAGAAGCTGCCACTATCATACTGAGAATGAAAACAAAGATCATACCTGCAACAATATCCACCTGACTGTACAGTGGAACATCTCTTGAACCATTTACTGTGAAGGAGAGCACCGCAAAAATAACCACAAGCACAAGTGAAGAGGCAACGCTGGCAATAAAAGCATACTTCCCTTTATTCTCTGAAATATTGTTCATGCATTCATCTCCTCCTCTATTTTATCCTGCTTCTCTTCATCAGCAGTGAATTGGTCGTAACTGATACAGAACTCATAGCCATGAATGCTGCTGCAAGTTCGGGAGTTATCACAATCTTTGTGATGAAAGGATAAAGAATTCCAGCTGCAAGAGGAATTCCGATACTGTTGTAACCCAAAGCCCAGAAAAGGTTCTGTTTGATCTTGTTCATGGTCAAACGGCTAAGTCTTATGGATGCCAGTACATCCCTGAGGTCGTTCTTTATCAGGACAATCTGAGCTGATTCCATTGCAATATCGGTTCCGGCTCCCATGGCAATACCGATATCTGATTGTGTCAATGCAGGTGCATCATTGATACCGTCACCCACCATTGCAACAACTCTGCCTTCATACTGAAGCTTTTTGATTTCCGAAGCTTTGTCTCCGGGAAGCACTTCTGAGAGCACTCTCTTTATCCCAAGCTGTGAAGCAATGGCATTGGCAGTTCTTCGGTTGTCACCGGTTATCATTACAACTTCAATGTTCATTTTCTGAAGTTTCTCAACGGCTTCCTTTGAGTTTTCCTTAAGCGTATCCGCAACTGCAACAAGTCCTATAATGTTGCTTTCTGTTGCAACTATCATGGCAGTCTTGCCTTGGGACTCAAGCTTTTCCATATTTTCATTGATAGAAGACACATCAATTCCGTTGTCTTCCATAAGCCGGCGGGTTCCAAGCAATATTCTGCTGCCATCAATTGTTGCCTCAATTCCATGTCCTGAAATTGAATTAAAATGCTCGACGTTTTTTAAGGGAAGTTGCTTACTTTCGGCAGCTTTAACAATAGCTTCTCCCAGTGGATGCTCAGAGCCTTTCTCTGCACTTGCTGCGATAGATAGCACTTCATCCTCATCGTATGCGGCATTCAGTACTACATCTGTAAGTTCAGGCTTGCCTTTTGTCAGGGTTCCTGTTTTATCAAACACAATGGTATCTATCTTCAGTGTTGTCTCCAGGGCTTCCCCGCCTTTGATAAGTATTCCATTTTCGGCACCTTTTCCAGTACCGACCATGATAGCGGCAGGAGTTGCAAGTCCAACAGCACATGGGCATGAAATTACAAGTACTGTGATTGAGATGAGTAGTGAGAACAGGAATGGGCTTTCAATTCCTGAATTGATAGCAGCATTGAATGCTTCGTATCCAATGAAGTACCAGAAGAAGAATGCTACAAGTGCTATTACGTGAACAACAAGAATAAAATGACCTGCGACAACATCGGCAATACGCTGTATCGGTGCTTTGGAGTTCTGGGCATTTTCCACAAGTTCGATTATTCTTGCAAGGGCGGTGTCAGCACCAACGTTGGTTGCCCTGAATTTGAGTGCTCCTGACTTGTTGATGGTGGAGCCAATGACCATATCCTCAACATTTTTCTCAACAGGTATGCTCTCTCCAGTTATCATGGATTCATCGATTGCAGAAGAACCTTCTATAACAACGCCATCAACCGGTATTTTTTCACCAGGTCTGACAAAAACAATGTCATCAACCTGCACATCCTCAACCGGAATTTCCCTTTCCTCACCTGCAACAATGATGCGTGCAGTCTTTGCCTGAAGTCCTATGAGCTTCTTGATAGACTCAGACGTTCTTCCCTTTGCCCTTGCTTCAAGATATCTGCCAAGGGTTATGAAAGTGATAAGCATCACAGCAGTGTCATAATACACATGCTCGTAACCGGGACCGAGGTTCAGGTAGGTAGCTGCTATACTGATAACATACGCTGCTCCCGTACCGGTGGCAATGAGCAGGTTCATGTCAGTGACGCCATGCTTCAGTCCCTTATAAGTTCCAACGAAGAACTGTCTTCCCGGGAAAAGCATTACAATGGTTGCCAGCAGGAACAGCAGGTTCTTGTCTGAAAAAAAGCCAGGTACAAAACCAAAGTATGCAGGGAACATGTTGCTCATGTTACCGAGCATTATAGGGATAAGAATAACAATGGATATCAACAGGTTGTTTCTCTGACTGCGTATCTCTTTTTCTCTTTCTTTTTGCTCACTGTCCTCAGCTTCATATCTGTCAGCCGGCAAGGATGCAGAGTATCCTATACCTTCAACGGCTTTTCTCATCTCATCAACTGAGACAAGTGATGAATTGTATTCAACCTGTGCCCTTTCGGTTGTGATATTTACATTTGCAGAACTGACACCTTTGAGTCGTTTCAGGATTTTTTCAACATTCTGGGAGCATGCAGCACACTTCATGCCACCGACTTCAAGTACAACTTTATCCCTGATAACATGGTAACCAATTCCATCTATGGCTTTTTCCATATTCTCAAGACTGATAAGCGCAGGATCATAACTGACCGATGCTCTTTCCATTGGCAGGTTAACCGAAGCCGACACAACTCCATCAAGCTTCTTTAATGTTCTTTCTACGTTCTGGGAACATGCGGAACATTGCATTCCTGACACTTTGAATGCAAGTTCCTTCACCGAGCCTGGCTTAGTTTTTCCATCTTCCGGCTCATCATCCTCTATTATGATTGGACACGCGTTTTCTTCATCTGCAACGGGAACTGTGCAGGCATCTTCTCCTACATCATATCCTGCGGCTATAATTGCCTGTTTGATTTCTTCAATACGGACTGTGTCCTGATCGAAATCAACCGTAGCATTTTCATCTTCAAGACTTACCTCGACAGAATTCACTCCATCAAGAGCTGATATTGCATCAGTGACGCTTTTATGGCAATGCATGCACATCATGCCATAGATTTTGATATTGGCTTTCATTTTTAAAAGAAAAAGAATGATAAAAGGCTTTTTCAAATCTCAGGCTACAATGTTGTAGCCTGCATCTGTTACTGCTGCCTTGATAGCATCGAGACTTGCAACACCAGGGTCAAAGGTCACTGTTGCCTGCTTTGCTGCAAGATCAACTTTCACTTCACTGACACCCGCTACGGATCCGATGGATTTTTCCACATTTGCCTGACAATGTCCGCACATCATGCCTTCGATTTTGATTACTTCAGTTGCCATGATTTTGAGCCTCCTATATTTTATAAGGAATACTAATTATATAGGTTTCACGCTTGTGAAGAATCGGGTTTCATTCAGAAAGTTCGTACACATTGTTCGATCATTTCTTTCCATTTAGCAGGATTTCCAACTACGAGGGAATGTTTTTTCATGTTGCCTGAATCCTCGGATATGACAAGCTGTTCTTTTTTCAGGAATCCTCCCTTAAGTTCCACACCAATTATTTTTTTGTTAGACACTTCAAGTTCAGTATTTCCTGAAATATCCATTATTAGAAGCCGCTTATTTGTGAGTAAAGTAAGTTCAGTCCCGTTTCTGGATGAAAGTATCAGGTGCTCTCCCCTGACATATTCAGGACGCATGCTTTCCAGTATTTCTTCAATGACCTGCAGTTTTCTGGAATTCAGAGGATATAATTTCAGTTTCTTGTTACCAGTTACAAGAATCATTCTGCTGGGTTCACAGTGCACTCCCAAAAGTTTTTTCAGTTCTATTCGTTCTTCGATATCAGAGCGCTTTGAGAAAAGACCGGAACTTATTCTTTCCAGAAATATGTTCCTGTTAGTGATTGCAATGGTGAATTTTTCGTTATTCAGCATTACAGTTTCACTGGCGAGAACCTGTTCTCCTCTCTTAAGAATTGCTCCTGCATTTTTTTCTTCCTGTTTTGATGATGCATTATCCGCATGTTGTAATTCGGAACCTGCGCATTCATCTGGCAGGTAATGGTTCAGCATCTCAACAAGCAAATAACCGTCAATGAGTTTGAGGTTGTGCTGTTCCGCTTCTTCCATAGCTTCTTTTGTAAAAGATGAACTTGCAACAATAATGACACCATCCACACGATCCCTGTAGCGGAGACTGCTGTATTCCCTGATGTCTTTAACGCCAACCGGGTCTCTGTATCTTTTTGCCTGGATGTACCATGTGTGGATCAATCCGAAATTCTCTATTCGGATTATCAGGTCAATTCCTTTGTCTCTGGAGTATTGGGTAAGCTCCGTGTGGTATCCCATCTTAGAAAATAGTCGTGAAAGCAGAACCTCAAAGTCCTGAGGGTCTGTTTCAAGCAGTAATTCTACAGTCCATTTTGCCATTGTTCTATCCTGAATTGTCCTTGCTTATCTCCATTTGATTATTATTCTTAAATATCTATCTTTTGAATGTTTATTTGTTTTGCTCTTTCTCTTATGGTGTTGCTGAGTTAGTGCACAACCATACAAACACTTAAATGCATTAAAGATAGATAGTAGGAAGAATTAAAACATCTATATTAAATCGTGTTTACAGTTAATTCACAGTTAAATATCTGTAAATTATATTATTCAAAAGGGTGAATCGTATGGATGATATAGAATCTATCAGGCAGAAAAGAATGCAGCAACTGCAAGAGTCTCTGGAGAAGAAGGACTATCCTTCAAACCCTGTGACTATAAATGATGCTTCCTTTAATGAGTTCGTATCGAAATATCCGCTTGTTCTTGTGGACTGCTGGGCACCCTGGTGCGGTCCATGCCGCATGCTTTCCCCGGTTCTTGACGAACTGGCCGTTGAAATGCAGGGAAAGGTCGTTTTCGGAAAGCTGAACGTGGACGAGGAAAAAATGACGGCGGTCAAGTTTGGAATTACAAGCATTCCTGCAATGCTGATATTTAAGAATGGGGAATTTGTCGATAAAGTTATTGGCGCCGTACCGAAACAGAACATCATCCAGAAACTTCAGCCTTACATCTGAGGGATATAAATGTCACATAAACCAAGAATCGCAGAAAGCCCTTCAGTCCGTTTACTCGACTTAAAGGACAAATCAAAATCATATTTTATCGTAGCGTCGGTGGAAGTGGGTAACACCACCACAAAGTGCATTCTTACCGCAACTAACCTGGAAGATGGTAAGACCAGACTTGTAAAAAAATCAGTTAGTATGACAAGGGATGTGCGTCCTCCAAAACCCGGGGAAGAGGTTTTTGGAAAAACACTGAACGGAGTTGAACTCACAAGGGAGTCTGTTGCTGAACTGGTAAAAAACACTTTACTTGGTGTTGTGAAAGAAGCAAACCTTGACATTAAGACTGACATTCATTTTGTAGTCCGTTCAACTGGTGTTGTAGCGGGATTTGATTCACCTGATGAGGTTGGAGAATTCATCAAGGCATTGGCAGACGGCTGTCTTCTGGCAGGTGTACCACCAAACAGAATGACTCCCCCAATGTCACTTTCAAATATCCCTGACAGGTTCCAGAAATATTCCAAACTTGAGAAGGTCATATTTGACGGTGCTGTGGCAAGTGTAACTCCTCCTGTTGGTGCAACAGGTGTTGAGATTGTTGCCAATGAGATGGAAGGTGAGCTTGCAACCGCCGGAATCAAGGAAGGTGCAAAGTGGGTGGATGTTGATTTCCGTAACCCATGTATGTCAATGGACTTCGGTACAACCCTTGATGGAAGGATTATCAGCCCTGACCTTCCGTATGCAAAAACCATAGGAAACTTCTGTGGTTACGCAGGTGCAATTCCTGATACAATTATTAAGGGAACCGGGACGGTTGATTCTAAAAAAGGAACTGCTCTTGATATTTTCGATGGCAAATCACTTGATGGTATTGCGCTGAAACTGAAAAGCAAAGTCATACACGAATACGCTGAGAAAATATTGAACTATATTGTTATTGAAAAAGTTCCAAAAGGCCGTACAAGATACGGTAGTGTTCCAGTCAATTCTGAAGCTGCCGATGCAATCAATGTTGTTCTCATCGGCTGTGATGTAGGTGAGAATGGCACAGATCTGGATAAACTTGCAGAGCTTGGCGCTGAGATATATGAGAAGCACAACGTAAAGGTTCTGTTCGCTGTCATAGATGAAGTAATGGCACGTGTTGTGCAGCGTCTTGTTAAGGTTGCACAGGATGAAGGCCTTGTTTTCGAAGATAGCGCAATTGGTGTCACCGGACGAGCCGGTATCACAGGAAATAAACCAAAGCTGATCCTTAAATATCTGCATGAGCTTGGCATTAACAACAAGATAGAAGAGCATGTGGTCTTTGTTGATGATGGTCTTGCACGTGGTGCTGCTGTAATGGCAAGGTGTATGAATTCTCTTGGAACGACCTTCAACCCTCTGGGTGGTCACAGGGGTGGAAAATGCATCCTTGCACAGCGTATTAAATTACAGAACAAGTAACATTCTGATAAATAGCAATGGCAGGAAAGTTCCTGCCAGCATATTTTCAGAACTTGGTATAAAATTCATGCTCAACAGAGATTGTTAATGCCGAACTAATCATCGAAGAAAAAAACATCTTCGATATTTGATCCGAAAACCTGTGCTATATCATATGCAAGTTTTAATGAAGGGTTATACTTTCCTTTTTCCAGAAAGACAATGGTCTCTCTTCTAACTCCAACTTTGTCTGCAAGGTCCTTCTGGGTAAGATTCAGCTCTGACCTAAGTTCTTTTATTCTGGTTCTCAGTTTGCTCCCCCGTTGTGTTGTGTATTATATGGTCGTTCTGGCTAGAATCCAATATCATCTTTCATTTTTGTATAATATAGCTGAAGAGTGATTTTTGATACCATCATGACAGCCAGTATAATTGCCAGTACTTCGAACGCATCCAGCAGGTTCGGGTGAAAATACAGTATCAATGTCAATGCTCCAACTGAAATAACTGAAATGAATAATGCAATATCCGAGGACATGCCTGATATTTTTTTGACCATTTCATCCTTTTTCATATTATCCTTGAACATTATTTCCCGTACAATGTAACTTGCTGCTAATCCTATCAGGACAGCTACCATCATATTTCCTCCAACCATATCGTCACGGGAATATAGTGCAACGGCGGCAATCCCAAAGATAAGGATCAATATCAGGTATTTTATTTCAGTTCTCATTATTATTAATCTCCTATCAAATTTCCTTTGAGCTACAAGTTAACTATATCTAACATATGTTATTTTAAGCTGACGAGTGTGTTAGAAATAAATAACACGCATGCTTTTGCAAATTCGGCTCAGGAGACATCTTCTGTATTCAGATAGGATGCGTGATCTCTTAGAATTAGTAGAAAACGAAGCTCATAAAAATTATTATGTACTATGGTTAATACTTATGTAGATGTAAAAAAATCTCTGAATCAGAGGTCAGACAAAGATTAATTATCAAAATATAGCACGGGGAATATCAAATGGGGACGAGAATTAGAAATCTTCAGGTAACCAAAGTAGTGGACGGAGACACTATAAAAGTAGTGATAGATGGGAATGAGGAATCCCTCAGACTTATAGATGTAGATACAGAGGAAAGCCATGCAGGAAGCTCAAAACCTGTTACAAAGGCAGGACAGGCTGCGTCTGCAATGGCAAAAGAATATTTCACATTGTCAGAGGATGAGTTGGCTCACGTAGATATTGAATTTGATACCAATGATCCTGGGCACATATGCCTGACAAAACACCGCGGAAACTATGGTCGTCTGTTATGCTATGTCCACAAAGGAGATGAGAACTACAATCTGAAACTTGTAAAAGAAGGATGGAGTCCTTACTTTGTAAAGTATGGCAGGTCAAGAGTGTATCACAGCGAGTTCACCATCGCTGAAGCTAATGCGCAGGCTCACAATCTGAACATCTGGAATGCAGACACAAATGCCGGTGGGACGACTCGTGATTATAGTACTTTATTGCCATGGTGGACACTTCGATCACTTGTTCTTGATGACTATCGCCAAACCGGTGTTGATGCAGGTGTCCTTTCTGTAAGGCTGGACCATGAAACCATAAAAGAATCAGCGGAGAAAGAGGAAACCATCACAGTACTTTGTGATCTTCAATCCGGTATAAATAAATGGACAGGCGGTGGGGCATTGATCTTTGCAGGTTCAATATATCACAAGTTCAATTTGTGGATACCGGATATCGCAGATGAAGAAAAGACTCCTCTGCTTCAGCTTATTAAAAAGCGTTATTCAGGTTACGGAAGAGGTTATGTTTATGTTACCGGGAAAGCAATATTGTACAATGACACTCCGGAAATAGTTCTTACTGATATAGGACAACTTTCTGATTTTCCACCCATTGCTTAGAAATACTGACTTTTGGATCGGGCAGCACTTGTGCCCGATCTATTGAATTTCCAGCTTTGAACAAATTTGTTTCAGGCTCATTGTATTGAGCACATCATCAGGCTCAATCCATGCTCTTCTTGCCATATTAATTCCATATTCAATGTTGTCCAGATGGTCGATCGCATGAGTATCTGTATTGATTGCAAGCATTACTCCACGATCTTTTGCCCGCTTTGCATTAATGTCGTTCAGGTCAAGTCTCCAGGGAGATGAATTTATCTCGAGAATTTTTTCATTATCTTTTGCAGCCTGGATAACAGTTTCCATATCAACGTCATAAGGTGAACGTTTTCCAAACTTCCTTCCGGTTGGATGTGCCATAATGTCCACATGCTCGTTCTCCAGGGCAGAGATTATTCTTTTAGTC is a genomic window containing:
- a CDS encoding thermonuclease family protein codes for the protein MGTRIRNLQVTKVVDGDTIKVVIDGNEESLRLIDVDTEESHAGSSKPVTKAGQAASAMAKEYFTLSEDELAHVDIEFDTNDPGHICLTKHRGNYGRLLCYVHKGDENYNLKLVKEGWSPYFVKYGRSRVYHSEFTIAEANAQAHNLNIWNADTNAGGTTRDYSTLLPWWTLRSLVLDDYRQTGVDAGVLSVRLDHETIKESAEKEETITVLCDLQSGINKWTGGGALIFAGSIYHKFNLWIPDIADEEKTPLLQLIKKRYSGYGRGYVYVTGKAILYNDTPEIVLTDIGQLSDFPPIA
- the trxA gene encoding thioredoxin, whose translation is MDDIESIRQKRMQQLQESLEKKDYPSNPVTINDASFNEFVSKYPLVLVDCWAPWCGPCRMLSPVLDELAVEMQGKVVFGKLNVDEEKMTAVKFGITSIPAMLIFKNGEFVDKVIGAVPKQNIIQKLQPYI
- a CDS encoding radical SAM protein, coding for MNAETKAQLISVGSVNMDPSLIHWLTIPTAGPGAGNIAFFFNSEGHRVRLAVKENSPLEAKMEDEELVIRKYGVEIARGIIEEELIHCPDQAFITMCEQCIFDCKFCPVPKLNGKVKSMDQMLKMIAEANETGRMKAISITSGVEISAEDEVERAEKLIRRLRAKYNVPIGVSVYPTEDSTCRLKFAGADELKYNVETMDRKLHAELCPDQDLEYLLDALGEGVKVFGKNKVCSNVIIGLGETDESAMKGIEELVSIGVVPILRAAAKHPLREGEVTIERPSAERLLNLNRFLKEKLDEYGLRADKFETMCLPCTGCDINPHVDFEG
- a CDS encoding copper ion binding protein, producing MATEVIKIEGMMCGHCQANVEKSIGSVAGVSEVKVDLAAKQATVTFDPGVASLDAIKAAVTDAGYNIVA
- a CDS encoding GNAT family protein, with the protein product MLIVTDDFTLREWKERDAESLASIANNRKIANNLRDGFPHPYSIEDAKQYISSVRMEDADSKQIAIEIDGRVAGSMGAFFKENIYRKNAETGYFLAEEYRGRGIMPKAVRCMTQYLFENYDIIRVYAQPFSRNTASRRVLEKAGFRCEAILKNNVIKNNVVQDSCIYAILKDEL
- a CDS encoding restriction endonuclease, translating into MAKWTVELLLETDPQDFEVLLSRLFSKMGYHTELTQYSRDKGIDLIIRIENFGLIHTWYIQAKRYRDPVGVKDIREYSSLRYRDRVDGVIIVASSSFTKEAMEEAEQHNLKLIDGYLLVEMLNHYLPDECAGSELQHADNASSKQEEKNAGAILKRGEQVLASETVMLNNEKFTIAITNRNIFLERISSGLFSKRSDIEERIELKKLLGVHCEPSRMILVTGNKKLKLYPLNSRKLQVIEEILESMRPEYVRGEHLILSSRNGTELTLLTNKRLLIMDISGNTELEVSNKKIIGVELKGGFLKKEQLVISEDSGNMKKHSLVVGNPAKWKEMIEQCVRTF
- a CDS encoding heavy metal translocating P-type ATPase, which translates into the protein MKANIKIYGMMCMHCHKSVTDAISALDGVNSVEVSLEDENATVDFDQDTVRIEEIKQAIIAAGYDVGEDACTVPVADEENACPIIIEDDEPEDGKTKPGSVKELAFKVSGMQCSACSQNVERTLKKLDGVVSASVNLPMERASVSYDPALISLENMEKAIDGIGYHVIRDKVVLEVGGMKCAACSQNVEKILKRLKGVSSANVNITTERAQVEYNSSLVSVDEMRKAVEGIGYSASLPADRYEAEDSEQKEREKEIRSQRNNLLISIVILIPIMLGNMSNMFPAYFGFVPGFFSDKNLLFLLATIVMLFPGRQFFVGTYKGLKHGVTDMNLLIATGTGAAYVISIAATYLNLGPGYEHVYYDTAVMLITFITLGRYLEARAKGRTSESIKKLIGLQAKTARIIVAGEEREIPVEDVQVDDIVFVRPGEKIPVDGVVIEGSSAIDESMITGESIPVEKNVEDMVIGSTINKSGALKFRATNVGADTALARIIELVENAQNSKAPIQRIADVVAGHFILVVHVIALVAFFFWYFIGYEAFNAAINSGIESPFLFSLLISITVLVISCPCAVGLATPAAIMVGTGKGAENGILIKGGEALETTLKIDTIVFDKTGTLTKGKPELTDVVLNAAYDEDEVLSIAASAEKGSEHPLGEAIVKAAESKQLPLKNVEHFNSISGHGIEATIDGSRILLGTRRLMEDNGIDVSSINENMEKLESQGKTAMIVATESNIIGLVAVADTLKENSKEAVEKLQKMNIEVVMITGDNRRTANAIASQLGIKRVLSEVLPGDKASEIKKLQYEGRVVAMVGDGINDAPALTQSDIGIAMGAGTDIAMESAQIVLIKNDLRDVLASIRLSRLTMNKIKQNLFWALGYNSIGIPLAAGILYPFITKIVITPELAAAFMAMSSVSVTTNSLLMKRSRIK
- a CDS encoding methanogenesis marker 14 protein is translated as MSHKPRIAESPSVRLLDLKDKSKSYFIVASVEVGNTTTKCILTATNLEDGKTRLVKKSVSMTRDVRPPKPGEEVFGKTLNGVELTRESVAELVKNTLLGVVKEANLDIKTDIHFVVRSTGVVAGFDSPDEVGEFIKALADGCLLAGVPPNRMTPPMSLSNIPDRFQKYSKLEKVIFDGAVASVTPPVGATGVEIVANEMEGELATAGIKEGAKWVDVDFRNPCMSMDFGTTLDGRIISPDLPYAKTIGNFCGYAGAIPDTIIKGTGTVDSKKGTALDIFDGKSLDGIALKLKSKVIHEYAEKILNYIVIEKVPKGRTRYGSVPVNSEAADAINVVLIGCDVGENGTDLDKLAELGAEIYEKHNVKVLFAVIDEVMARVVQRLVKVAQDEGLVFEDSAIGVTGRAGITGNKPKLILKYLHELGINNKIEEHVVFVDDGLARGAAVMARCMNSLGTTFNPLGGHRGGKCILAQRIKLQNK
- a CDS encoding helix-turn-helix transcriptional regulator; the protein is MRTRIKELRSELNLTQKDLADKVGVRRETIVFLEKGKYNPSLKLAYDIAQVFGSNIEDVFFFDD